A stretch of Plutella xylostella chromosome 10, ilPluXylo3.1, whole genome shotgun sequence DNA encodes these proteins:
- the LOC105388830 gene encoding NADPH oxidase 4: protein MKTVVINLLYFIKGRAFQMLWISLVVYSFYDTFIYYQDAPQFYHLRKMLGTGLYISRGTASVLNISCALVLLPLCKRLNKLLYRMLSKIWPGLFFFWLERAKSFHMTVAITLVLFAVIHSISHFANICNFSRYYNDEIKDINFANYKNENPISLLVSQPGLTGVAMLIITSLMAMTSLRTVRRKCYNAFWYTHHLYLPFMKLLIVHPLRCGALKEQVLKVEDGMMVGSGYMNHDNVTISTEFVPIQSKTWLWMSVPLSCFFIDLIWRTLSRNRARVQILEVHHMAGRTIGLHLSCPSGEFKCRIGQYVLLQCLDISLIEWHPFTVVKLPTSSQRNFILWIRVTGDWTGALERLLLEKGPKNLTMLVDGPYTSAMQGVSRSGVAVCVAAGVGVTPFVAVLQDLLLYPRNRLPGRVHLIWIVRYEQEISWLADLATRTIQELRNSNRPDRLQIELYVTNSNKPASCKNGPLSDIISHVVAINENGYLSHSIIRNDKNSLSTDEKMLLLTPHLKRSASHKNKEESITRVNDCMDSFKVADKFPLLGCRVKKGRPQWNRLFSYWAHMYPGEHLSLYCCGPKKLVKELRNKSNYITKTTSTSITFVSEGFP, encoded by the exons ACAGGGTTATACATCTCGCGAGGCACTGCCTCAGTGCTGAACATCAGCTGCGCGCTGGTCCTGCTGCCTCTCTGCAAGAGGCTCAACAAGCTGCTCTATAGAATGCTGTCCAAGATCTGGCCAGGGCTATTCTTCTTCTGGCTAGAGCGGGCTAAAAGCTTCCATATGACTGTTGCGATCACGCTAGTCCTGTTTGCCG TGATTCACTCCATTTCGCATTTTGCAAATATCTGCAACTTTTCAAGATATTACAATGACGAAATCAAGGATATTAATTTTGCTAATTATAAGAATGAG AACCCAATATCACTCCTTGTATCACAACCGGGGTTGACGGGAGTGGCCATGCTAATCATCACCAGCTTGATGGCCATGACGTCACTACGGACAGTCAGAAGGAAGTGCTACAATGCCTTCTGGTACACCCACCATCTGTATCTACCGTttatgaagctgctcattGTACATCCTTTGAGGTG TGGCGCACTGAAAGAGCAGGTTTTGAAAGTTGAAGACGGCATGATGGTGGGGTCTGGCTACATGAATCATGACAATGTGACCATCTCTACAGAATTTGTGCCGATACAATCTAAG ACCTGGCTGTGGATGTCGGTGCCTCTGAGCTGCTTCTTCATTGATCTCATTTGGCGGACGCTATCGAGGAACCGGGCGAGGGTTCAGATATTGGAA GTACATCACATGGCCGGCAGAACTATAGGGTTGCACCTCAGCTGCCCGAGCGGAGAGTTCAAGTGTCGCATCGGGCAATACGTGCTCCTGCAGTGTTTGGACATATCGCTCATCGAGTGGCATCCTTTTACCGTTGTAAAG TTACCAACGTCTAGTCAAAggaattttatattatggatAAGAGTTACGGGAGATTGGACTGGAGCTTTAGAGAGGCTGTTGCTCGAGAAAGGACCAAAGAACTTGAC TATGCTAGTGGACGGTCCCTACACGAGCGCCATGCAGGGCGTGAGTCGCAGCGGCGTCGCCGTCTGCGTGGCGGCGGGCGTCGGCGTCACGCCGTTTGTCGCTGTACTGCAGGATTTGTTGct aTATCCACGAAACAGACTGCCAGGGAGGGTTCACCTGATTTGGATTGTCAGATATGAGCAGGAAATATCTTGGCTCGCAGATTTGGCCACCAGAACTATACAAGAGCTCAGGAACTCTAACAGACCTGATAGATTGCAAATAGAGCTTTATGTTACCAACTCCAACAAACCTGCAAGTTGCAAAAATGGCCCTCTCAGTGACATTATCAGTCATGTCGTAGCCATTAATGAGAATGGTTATCTTAGTCATAGTATTATAAGAAACGACAAAAATAGTTTAAGTACAGATGAGAAAATGCTGCTTCTAACTCCTCATCTTAAAAGGAGTGCCAGTCATAAGAATAAGGAAGAAAGTATTACTAGAGTTAATGATTGCATGGATAGCTTTAAAGTTGCTGACAAGTTCCCTCTACTTGGTTGTAGAGTAAAGAAAGGACGACCTCAATGGAATCGTCTATTTTCGTATTGGGCTCACATGTACCCTGG GGAACATTTAAGTCTGTACTGCTGTGGACCAAAGAAATTAGTtaaagaattaagaaataaatctaattatataacaaaaacaacaagTACAAGCATTACCTTTGTTAGTGAAGGATTCCCATGA